The segment AGAAATCTTCATAATGATGTGCTTCGAATATATCTAGAATGCGGTATTATTGGAACAATAGCTTTTACATATGATTATTTCAAAATGGCGTCGAAATCGAGAATGTCCTTTATGCTGATGTTGTACTTGTTTACAGATATGATGTTTAATCATTTTCTTGGAGCTGGAAGAACAGCATTCTGGATTATTATTTATTTAGCTATATGCTCATTCAATGAAGCATCTCGGGCTTCGAGCTGGCTATTAGAAGAGTATAAGTAACATTTGAGATGTGAGTGGTGTTATGGAAAGAGACAAAATATATAATCTCGATGGAAAAAAATGGATATTGACGGATTTCTTCGACACCTTAGTTCATAGAACTGTCCATGAAAAGACAGTTAGAAAATGTTGGGCAGGTTTGGTATCTGAACAACTAGAAAATAAGGTCTCCCCCAATTTATTGCTATCCATTAGAAGTACAGCAACAAAGCAACTTGCGAAGACAAGTAAAACTGAAGAACTTTGTCTGGTAGATATACTAGAAGAAATGTATGTTTATTTACATTCTTTAATATCTATTCCTCTAGGAAGATTTATTGAACTCTGTGTTGATGCAGAGTTATTGGCTGAAACAAAGCACCTGTATTTGGATGACTCAATGATTGCGTTCTTAAGAGAAAAAAAGAAAGAGGGCTTTAGAATTGCTGTTGTTTCAGATACATATCTCTCAGAAGACAACTTAAAGAGAATAATGACTTGCTTAGGCATTGATGATTTTACCAGTGTGCTTTTTGTATCAAGCGAATATGGAGTAAAAAAACAAACAGGAAATTTGTATGAAGTTGTAATAAAGGCTTTAGGAAATGCTGCGGATTTAGTTATGTTTGGCGATAGCAAGATAGCCGATTATGAAATGCCGTTAAAGCATGGAATCGAGAGCTATCAGCTAGAGTGGTCGGATAACTATACGTGTGTTGATGTTAAAAAAGAATTTAGGCGTTTGTATGTTGAAGGAAAGAAAACACCATTTTCCAACTACGCCTTTATATATTATTTGTATATAGATAGATTGTATCACCGATTAGTAGAGCTGAATGCTAAGAAAGTTTTTTTTCTTGCCCGAGAAGGTTACTTTTTAATTACTCTATTTAATTCTTATCAATCTGCTAAAGCCCGAAAGTTTGATGCAGAATACTTATATGTTTCCAGAAAGGCTACATTACTTGCTTCGCTACAAGGATCTGCAGAGACGGAATTCTTATCAATCTTTAGATCATATAAGGATCTGGATATTGAATCATTCCTTAAAAATCTCTCCTTTACAGATG is part of the Clostridium sp. M62/1 genome and harbors:
- a CDS encoding HAD family hydrolase, coding for MERDKIYNLDGKKWILTDFFDTLVHRTVHEKTVRKCWAGLVSEQLENKVSPNLLLSIRSTATKQLAKTSKTEELCLVDILEEMYVYLHSLISIPLGRFIELCVDAELLAETKHLYLDDSMIAFLREKKKEGFRIAVVSDTYLSEDNLKRIMTCLGIDDFTSVLFVSSEYGVKKQTGNLYEVVIKALGNAADLVMFGDSKIADYEMPLKHGIESYQLEWSDNYTCVDVKKEFRRLYVEGKKTPFSNYAFIYYLYIDRLYHRLVELNAKKVFFLAREGYFLITLFNSYQSAKARKFDAEYLYVSRKATLLASLQGSAETEFLSIFRSYKDLDIESFLKNLSFTDDEVETVERELDVDCSKVIYGLHHSCEFQTLLKCEVFKDILDRKCIREKKLFEQYIKQQGVFAGDEIILVDVGWKGTIQDNVYYALGEKYKIRGLYLGYENCTGSESWHNIKEGLVFSKYPAPSKNFSMWDFETHLIEQMLAAPHGSTYGYRDENGMIMPILEEYSDEDKELYSLAKSVQDGITEVFIGLCDVINSNYVSTAEIVSLLSLYHLKTLLLLDEKCIEFERVALTPKTNNFGWFKKIPTRTSKKEKILSMLKDLKQIKTSGLGFMSFVSYFSIKLNARHKYSWKKIAYRLVYVVERMLLEK